A single Planctomycetota bacterium DNA region contains:
- a CDS encoding DUF2950 family protein, with amino-acid sequence MSRFARTATLALALAALSFGPQAAPDPHLLERLLPPDVLFYLSIPQSPAASQDYARSGLARFWEHPEIRAFRRPIERWWHRRKTEPVQFAGEVSPSWNDSVRQTFGLSIDEIWEILGAPLGFALLDLPVNEQHKIDLVVSLGAPDPARLRRALDEFKKTVRRHPNGNLHEGEFQHEGVTVHELGNDDFRFYLAFVENTLLVTTQAERMQGLISAAADRAFQGLRASASFAAARGHVAPENRHFLLSFLNTEAVLRRFRAEIGDEALKVIEALGLADVSAVALGLSYEGVWTRERTAVVTSRQDRGLLRFLAGRPAPDPFASRVPEGSLSYMHFRLDAPGTYDTLLSCTKVAPSFDESLTQGIRDLEKRWGLSLRDALATLGTAWTTYGHAPEGRGLFPDDLLMVELADPAGFEAALGKIARAEGIAFEEATFRGRTIRTLARGLPTASPFLPADLLDAGEDPFPFGSTGYAPCWFVEGNTLYFSSHPHALQRHILRSERPGRPIGEDPRFRTVAPRDGAESWYYLDVGRWVAVFYGLVEPFAHLGRDFTRDPQTGDLIVDLAQLPLGETLADLIGPMRIQKATRPDAIVVESVSLVPISQTVLIGGAAIVAAVAIPGIITAADRGNLPGAGIAANERLAEISLRFIRQAEETFKNSDSDRNGTADYWTRDVAGLYALKDRSGQAIFLLDPATAQADPEGAPRYGLTPAAKNGYHFRMLTTDPDGEPYAKDEDKDGQSFTNRKRFAVTAWPAQYGQTGRLTFLMGEDGRIWKKDTGGQPVNRWPVPTPAQDGWEAVE; translated from the coding sequence ATGTCCCGCTTCGCGCGCACCGCGACCCTGGCCTTGGCCCTGGCCGCGCTTTCCTTCGGCCCCCAGGCGGCCCCGGACCCGCACCTCCTGGAACGGCTGCTGCCCCCGGACGTCCTTTTCTACCTTTCCATCCCGCAATCGCCGGCCGCTTCGCAGGACTACGCGCGGTCGGGCCTGGCGCGCTTCTGGGAACATCCCGAGATCCGCGCGTTTCGCCGCCCCATCGAACGCTGGTGGCACAGGCGCAAGACCGAGCCCGTCCAGTTCGCCGGGGAAGTCTCGCCGTCCTGGAACGACTCCGTCCGGCAGACCTTCGGCCTTTCGATCGACGAAATCTGGGAGATTCTCGGAGCGCCCCTCGGCTTCGCCCTTCTGGACCTGCCCGTGAACGAACAGCACAAGATCGATCTTGTCGTTTCGCTGGGAGCTCCGGATCCCGCCAGGCTCCGACGCGCTCTGGACGAGTTCAAGAAGACCGTACGCCGGCATCCGAACGGAAACCTCCACGAGGGGGAATTCCAGCATGAGGGGGTCACGGTCCACGAACTCGGCAACGACGATTTCCGTTTCTATCTGGCCTTCGTCGAAAACACGCTCCTCGTCACCACGCAGGCCGAGCGGATGCAGGGGCTCATTTCCGCGGCCGCCGACCGCGCCTTCCAGGGGCTGCGGGCGAGCGCGTCGTTCGCCGCCGCCCGCGGGCACGTCGCCCCGGAGAACCGGCACTTCCTCCTGTCCTTCCTCAATACCGAGGCCGTGCTCCGGCGGTTTCGAGCGGAGATCGGCGACGAGGCGTTGAAGGTGATCGAAGCGCTCGGACTGGCGGACGTCTCGGCCGTGGCGCTGGGTCTTTCCTACGAGGGCGTCTGGACGCGGGAGCGAACCGCCGTCGTGACTTCGCGCCAGGACCGCGGGCTCCTGCGTTTCCTGGCCGGACGTCCGGCGCCGGATCCCTTCGCCTCCCGCGTCCCCGAAGGGTCTCTGTCGTACATGCACTTCCGCCTGGACGCGCCGGGGACCTACGACACGCTTCTGTCCTGCACGAAGGTCGCCCCCTCGTTCGACGAGTCCCTCACCCAGGGAATCCGCGATCTCGAGAAGCGGTGGGGGCTTTCGCTCCGCGACGCGCTGGCGACCCTGGGGACCGCCTGGACGACCTACGGTCACGCGCCGGAGGGCCGGGGACTTTTTCCGGACGACCTCCTGATGGTCGAGCTGGCCGACCCGGCCGGCTTCGAGGCGGCGCTCGGGAAAATCGCGCGCGCCGAAGGAATCGCCTTCGAGGAAGCGACGTTCCGAGGGCGCACAATCCGGACGCTGGCGCGCGGACTTCCGACGGCCTCTCCGTTCCTCCCGGCCGACCTCCTGGACGCCGGAGAAGATCCTTTCCCGTTCGGTTCGACGGGTTACGCCCCCTGCTGGTTCGTGGAGGGGAACACGCTTTACTTCTCGAGTCATCCCCATGCGCTCCAGCGCCACATCCTGCGCTCGGAGCGTCCCGGCAGGCCGATCGGAGAGGATCCGAGGTTCCGCACGGTGGCCCCGCGCGACGGCGCCGAATCCTGGTATTACCTGGACGTGGGCCGGTGGGTGGCGGTCTTCTACGGCCTGGTGGAACCCTTCGCGCACCTGGGGCGGGACTTCACTCGAGATCCCCAGACGGGCGATCTCATCGTGGACCTGGCCCAGCTTCCCCTGGGAGAAACGCTGGCGGACCTGATCGGCCCGATGCGGATCCAGAAGGCCACGCGTCCGGACGCGATCGTCGTGGAAAGCGTGAGTTTGGTGCCCATTTCGCAGACGGTCCTGATCGGCGGCGCCGCGATCGTGGCGGCGGTGGCCATTCCCGGAATCATCACGGCCGCCGATCGGGGCAATCTGCCGGGGGCCGGCATTGCGGCGAACGAGCGTCTCGCCGAGATCAGCCTTCGGTTCATCCGGCAGGCGGAAGAAACGTTCAAGAATTCCGACAGCGACCGCAACGGCACGGCCGACTACTGGACGCGGGACGTCGCGGGCCTCTACGCGCTCAAGGACCGTTCGGGACAGGCCATCTTTCTGCTCGACCCGGCGACGGCCCAGGCGGATCCCGAGGGCGCGCCCCGATACGGCCTGACGCCGGCGGCCAAAAACGGCTACCACTTCCGGATGCTCACCACCGACCCGGACGGAGAGCCCTACGCCAAGGACGAGGACAAAGACGGCCAGAGCTTCACGAACCGCAAGCGTTTCGCCGTGACGGCCTGGCCGGCCCAGTACGGTCAGACCGGCCGTCTGACCTTCCTCATGGGCGAGGACGGCCGCATCTGGAAGAAGGACACGGGAGGACAGCCCGTGAATCGCTGGCCCGTCCCGACGCCCGCGCAGGACGGATGGGAAGCGGTCGAATGA